The following are encoded together in the Pseudanabaena sp. FACHB-2040 genome:
- a CDS encoding multicopper oxidase family protein, whose product MDRRRFLTLSTAVTGAMLLSQCSIPSQRPNRLLKSQSGQLSIDLAASPTAVNLVGMRSHLLAYNQQVPGPQLEVRPGDTVEIRFTNQLDTPSNLHFHGLHLPPTGEADNPLRMVAPGETALYRFTIPADHRAGTFWYHPHHHGNVASQVAGGLAGLLVVRGDLDEIPEIQAAQEAFLVLQDFDLNWRGQLQEPMPMFRMWGREGNHISINGQAPPTLPLPQSGLLRLRLLNASPSRVYRLQLKKHPWHLIATDGGALGEPVETDEVVLAPGERAELLVPGTREPGTYEIVNLPYDRGTMDMMSGRMGHGMMGSGRMAHSSAQAEPIQVARLTYQAGAAAVPLPKALILVESLPEPEISREFVLDHGIDAQTGQPFLINGQAFDHSRVDAQAKLGSVEDWWIINKAGLDHPFHLHTNSFQVISRDRKPEPYRAWRDVVNVRAYEVVQIRVPFRDFAGKTVFHCHVLDHEDQGMMGIVEIAA is encoded by the coding sequence ATGGACAGACGCCGCTTTTTAACTCTCTCAACGGCCGTAACCGGAGCGATGCTGCTGTCGCAATGTTCAATCCCTTCGCAGCGGCCTAACCGCCTGCTGAAAAGCCAGTCAGGGCAGCTCTCTATTGATCTTGCGGCCAGCCCGACTGCTGTGAATTTGGTTGGGATGCGATCGCATCTCCTAGCCTACAACCAGCAGGTACCCGGCCCTCAACTGGAGGTTAGACCCGGCGATACGGTTGAAATTCGCTTTACCAACCAGCTAGATACCCCCAGCAACCTGCACTTTCACGGTCTGCATCTGCCGCCCACAGGTGAGGCTGACAACCCCCTGAGAATGGTTGCCCCCGGCGAAACCGCACTCTACCGCTTTACCATTCCCGCCGATCACCGGGCCGGAACCTTCTGGTACCACCCGCACCACCACGGCAATGTTGCATCTCAGGTAGCAGGCGGCTTGGCGGGGCTGCTGGTCGTGCGAGGAGATTTAGACGAGATTCCTGAGATTCAGGCGGCTCAAGAAGCCTTTTTGGTGCTACAAGACTTTGATCTAAACTGGCGCGGTCAGCTCCAAGAGCCTATGCCGATGTTCCGTATGTGGGGTCGGGAAGGCAATCATATCAGCATCAATGGACAGGCCCCGCCCACGCTGCCACTGCCTCAGTCTGGGCTGCTGCGGCTGCGATTGCTCAATGCTTCACCCTCTCGTGTTTACCGGCTGCAGCTAAAAAAACATCCCTGGCACCTGATCGCGACAGATGGGGGTGCATTGGGCGAACCCGTGGAAACCGATGAGGTGGTGCTGGCCCCTGGCGAACGGGCAGAGTTACTGGTTCCCGGCACTCGAGAGCCCGGCACTTACGAAATTGTGAACCTGCCTTATGACCGGGGCACGATGGACATGATGAGTGGGAGGATGGGCCACGGCATGATGGGCAGTGGCAGGATGGCTCACTCGTCCGCTCAGGCCGAGCCGATTCAAGTAGCCCGTCTGACTTACCAGGCCGGAGCTGCGGCCGTCCCTTTACCGAAGGCCCTAATTCTAGTGGAGTCTTTGCCAGAGCCAGAGATCTCACGCGAGTTTGTCCTAGATCACGGCATCGATGCCCAGACAGGGCAGCCCTTTTTGATCAACGGTCAGGCGTTTGACCACAGCCGAGTAGACGCACAGGCCAAACTGGGCAGCGTAGAAGACTGGTGGATTATCAACAAGGCTGGGCTAGATCATCCCTTTCATCTGCACACCAACAGCTTCCAGGTGATTAGTCGCGATCGCAAGCCAGAGCCTTACCGGGCTTGG
- a CDS encoding MarR family transcriptional regulator: MATLRPFVDRVVDRLALQNLAQQYAELDIPSVEACLAFLRTTADVQTALETHFARYGLSMGKFTLLMQLSQAPEQGFTPSECAERSGVTRATITGLLDGLERDGLVERRPCLSDRRMLSVHLTEKGQDLLARMLPDHFCRTTGLMGELTDSEKTTLIELLQKLQAGTRAMFEG, from the coding sequence GTGGCCACCTTGCGTCCTTTTGTCGATCGCGTCGTTGACCGTCTTGCCCTCCAAAACCTGGCCCAGCAGTATGCAGAGCTAGATATCCCTTCAGTTGAAGCCTGCCTAGCCTTCTTGCGCACCACCGCCGATGTGCAAACCGCCCTAGAAACCCATTTTGCTCGCTACGGCCTATCAATGGGCAAATTTACCCTGCTAATGCAGCTATCTCAAGCTCCTGAGCAGGGGTTCACGCCTTCCGAATGTGCTGAGCGGTCAGGCGTTACCCGCGCCACCATCACAGGATTGCTAGATGGGCTAGAGCGTGATGGGTTGGTAGAGCGACGACCTTGCCTTAGCGATCGCAGAATGCTGAGCGTCCATCTCACTGAAAAAGGGCAAGACCTGCTGGCCCGGATGCTGCCCGATCACTTCTGCCGCACTACGGGGCTGATGGGAGAGCTGACGGACAGTGAGAAGACAACGCTGATTGAGCTTTTGCAGAAGCTGCAGGCGGGGACGAGGGCGATGTTTGAGGGATGA
- a CDS encoding DUF2269 family protein produces the protein MKKLSVRPKNWLLSVHVISAGLWLGTVFSLVAIAIVKRNTANGDEIYAINSVLKFMDDWVVIPTAVLSLVTGGLLSWLTIWGFTKHYWVIVKWVATVTLIVTGTSWLGPWLNAMASISEAERLQALQNPLYVFDQRGVMLGGAIQVACLLAVVAISVLKPWGRRIAKSSPKLEASGASTIGSEGPQ, from the coding sequence ATGAAAAAGTTAAGTGTCAGGCCTAAGAACTGGCTGTTGTCGGTTCATGTGATTTCGGCTGGGCTATGGTTGGGAACGGTTTTTTCGCTGGTTGCGATCGCAATCGTTAAGCGAAACACAGCCAATGGCGACGAGATCTACGCCATCAACTCAGTTCTAAAGTTTATGGATGACTGGGTTGTGATTCCGACGGCTGTGCTGTCGCTGGTCACAGGTGGGTTGCTTTCCTGGCTAACAATTTGGGGCTTTACCAAGCACTACTGGGTGATTGTGAAATGGGTGGCAACCGTTACTCTGATCGTCACAGGCACAAGCTGGCTAGGGCCTTGGCTTAACGCGATGGCGTCCATCTCCGAAGCTGAGCGGCTGCAGGCGCTGCAAAATCCTCTGTATGTGTTTGATCAGCGAGGTGTCATGCTCGGAGGAGCGATTCAGGTAGCATGTCTGCTGGCTGTTGTAGCCATTTCGGTACTCAAGCCATGGGGTAGACGAATAGCCAAATCGTCCCCAAAGCTAGAAGCTAGCGGGGCCTCTACAATAGGGTCAGAAGGGCCGCAGTAG
- a CDS encoding heavy metal-responsive transcriptional regulator: MVAVDSNLLRIGELSHQSQVLIKTIRYYEELGLLQATGRTSGGFRLFKPNALTRLAFIKRAQGLGLSLQEIHHILDVHDQGQRPCHEVKQTLQEKVQQIEDRMAQLSLLRQELLALIDGAEGLVQADASICPIIENTG, from the coding sequence ATGGTTGCCGTTGACTCTAATCTGCTTCGCATCGGTGAACTCAGCCATCAGAGCCAGGTTCTGATTAAAACTATTCGCTACTACGAAGAACTGGGCCTACTGCAGGCCACAGGTCGAACCTCCGGCGGGTTTCGGCTGTTTAAGCCCAATGCGCTAACCCGCCTAGCCTTCATAAAGCGTGCCCAAGGGTTAGGTCTGAGCCTGCAGGAGATTCACCACATTCTCGACGTGCATGATCAGGGGCAGCGGCCCTGCCACGAGGTCAAGCAGACCTTGCAGGAAAAGGTGCAGCAGATTGAAGATCGCATGGCTCAGCTTTCCCTGCTGCGGCAAGAACTACTGGCCTTAATCGATGGGGCAGAAGGACTAGTCCAAGCGGACGCATCCATCTGCCCCATTATTGAGAATACTGGCTAA
- a CDS encoding DUF4383 domain-containing protein has translation MGARYFALIAGVLYILVGLMGFVPGMVAPPGTGPDLAVDTGYGYLLGIFPINLLHNLVHLAVGVWGLTSYRGYGAARAFAKGLAIFYGVLAIMGLIPGLNTTFGLIPIFGHDVWLHALTALVAAYFGFSKPQRNQRMDYRDRTAVSSRDRY, from the coding sequence ATGGGCGCTCGTTACTTCGCTTTAATTGCTGGAGTTTTGTACATTCTGGTCGGCCTTATGGGATTTGTTCCAGGCATGGTCGCTCCCCCCGGGACAGGGCCAGATTTGGCAGTAGACACTGGGTATGGCTACCTGCTAGGAATTTTTCCGATCAACCTACTGCACAACCTTGTGCACTTGGCAGTAGGTGTTTGGGGACTTACTTCTTACCGAGGCTATGGGGCGGCCCGAGCGTTTGCTAAGGGTCTAGCGATTTTCTATGGGGTCTTGGCTATTATGGGACTCATTCCTGGGCTCAACACAACCTTTGGCCTAATTCCTATTTTTGGCCACGATGTTTGGCTTCACGCCCTAACAGCCCTGGTCGCTGCCTACTTCGGCTTTTCAAAGCCTCAGAGAAATCAAAGGATGGATTATCGTGACCGAACTGCCGTAAGCAGCCGCGATCGCTACTAA
- a CDS encoding tryptophan-rich sensory protein has protein sequence MIQPWMVIGGVTSVVALGTFLFRPRDIFWAARLDRPNWLFFEPAIPFIWTVIFICGAASAVVAWQQDPGSLQTWLLMALYLLVEVLTVSYIPATLRTRSLAVGTALGGAGFVLGVVLTFLVWPSSNLAALLLLPYLLWSPIGTYTTGRMIDLNPEAV, from the coding sequence ATGATTCAACCTTGGATGGTAATTGGCGGAGTAACCTCTGTCGTGGCGTTGGGAACGTTCCTGTTTCGGCCTCGTGATATCTTTTGGGCTGCCCGACTCGATCGCCCCAACTGGCTCTTTTTCGAACCGGCCATTCCCTTCATTTGGACCGTCATTTTTATCTGCGGAGCGGCATCAGCAGTTGTGGCTTGGCAGCAAGACCCTGGCAGTCTCCAAACTTGGCTCTTAATGGCCCTATATCTGTTGGTAGAAGTGCTGACTGTATCTTACATTCCGGCCACGTTACGCACTCGCAGCCTCGCTGTTGGCACTGCTCTAGGCGGGGCAGGCTTTGTTTTGGGAGTCGTCCTGACATTTTTAGTGTGGCCCAGCTCTAACCTGGCAGCGCTGCTGTTGCTGCCCTACCTTCTCTGGAGTCCGATTGGCACCTACACCACGGGGCGAATGATTGATTTGAATCCCGAGGCAGTTTGA
- a CDS encoding SAM-dependent methyltransferase, producing the protein MKEVMLASTDTIEVPSPNTVFFCPEESQFYAQCLEKMVLPQCASGESVVEFGAGDGSPVISALLKSSFKGLIQGYELNAAACKLALSRIQQYRLDEQYWVHNRCFFTNSPSEAQYLIANPPYLPAPDNELYMPSLHGGDDGATITKQLLTKGCENVMLMISAYSNPIDTVDHALKFGYQVVDFMVSPLKFGYYSCEPKVKNTISELQRKRKAFFSENIYFLAGVLFQKKNATNSDLSTELLKVMTVL; encoded by the coding sequence ATGAAAGAAGTGATGTTGGCCTCAACCGACACGATTGAGGTACCTTCGCCGAATACAGTTTTCTTTTGCCCTGAGGAATCCCAGTTCTACGCTCAGTGCTTGGAAAAAATGGTGCTGCCTCAGTGTGCCTCCGGTGAGTCGGTTGTAGAGTTTGGGGCCGGAGACGGTAGCCCAGTTATCAGCGCTCTCCTCAAAAGCAGCTTCAAGGGCCTAATCCAGGGCTATGAGCTCAACGCAGCTGCCTGTAAGCTGGCCCTTTCCAGAATTCAGCAGTATCGGTTAGACGAGCAGTATTGGGTTCATAACAGGTGTTTCTTCACTAACTCTCCCTCAGAAGCTCAATACCTAATTGCTAATCCGCCCTACCTGCCCGCTCCTGACAATGAGCTATACATGCCGTCGCTCCACGGTGGCGACGATGGTGCAACTATCACCAAGCAGCTGTTAACTAAAGGCTGTGAAAACGTGATGCTGATGATTTCGGCCTACTCTAACCCGATTGATACGGTCGATCATGCGCTCAAGTTTGGTTATCAGGTAGTTGACTTTATGGTGTCGCCCTTAAAGTTTGGCTACTACAGCTGTGAGCCCAAAGTGAAAAACACTATTTCTGAGCTGCAGCGCAAGCGCAAAGCCTTCTTCTCTGAGAATATTTACTTCCTAGCCGGAGTTCTCTTCCAGAAGAAAAACGCGACTAACTCCGACCTGTCAACTGAACTGCTCAAAGTCATGACAGTCCTATAA
- a CDS encoding iron-containing redox enzyme family protein yields MTTVSVSPNILLKGIEQELPIVPQISDFSESEKRLTELLATADLDQQVTQRPDLVKDFEGAIAAALEAAYASISEPHDDDAHLFLQRVLYRINRLNLFWYDDLQHYRNERSFYLQWVRDRIESAWQAWELDQLDVEQFKQADIKQILTEWGDADLDPPVSENKRFLREEMDLEGYRRLLAIASLDGLVEASRMSRILGGASNEVQATLIRVLLEEYGNGRLSRKHSTFFAKMMAELDLNTQPEGYFELAPWQLLASINHNFLLTECKRHFLRYNGGLTYFEIAGPSIYTDYLIAAQRLGLSNDASGYWELHIREDERHGQWMLRDVALPLADHYPENAWEIVLGYAQEKYIGDRAGDAIIQRIKQAQSPLPRVQSQPSF; encoded by the coding sequence ATGACGACAGTAAGTGTAAGTCCCAATATTTTGCTTAAGGGGATAGAACAAGAACTGCCGATTGTTCCTCAAATCTCCGATTTCTCTGAGTCAGAAAAGCGACTAACTGAGTTGTTGGCGACAGCAGACTTAGATCAGCAGGTAACTCAGCGTCCTGATCTGGTCAAAGACTTTGAAGGGGCTATTGCTGCGGCGCTAGAGGCTGCTTATGCAAGTATTTCTGAACCGCATGATGATGATGCTCACCTCTTTCTCCAGCGAGTTCTATACCGAATCAATCGGTTAAATCTCTTCTGGTACGACGACCTGCAGCACTATCGCAATGAGCGGTCGTTTTATCTGCAGTGGGTACGCGATCGCATTGAGTCGGCCTGGCAGGCCTGGGAACTGGATCAGCTCGATGTAGAGCAGTTTAAGCAGGCAGACATCAAGCAGATTCTGACCGAATGGGGCGACGCCGATCTAGATCCGCCCGTCTCGGAGAACAAGCGCTTCTTGCGGGAAGAGATGGACTTGGAGGGGTATCGGCGGCTACTTGCGATCGCATCCCTCGATGGCCTGGTAGAAGCTAGCCGTATGTCGCGCATTTTAGGTGGGGCCAGCAATGAAGTGCAGGCTACGCTCATCCGGGTGCTGCTAGAGGAATATGGCAATGGCCGCCTATCGCGCAAGCACTCTACCTTTTTTGCCAAAATGATGGCAGAACTAGACCTCAATACCCAGCCTGAGGGCTACTTTGAATTAGCTCCCTGGCAGCTGCTGGCTAGCATTAACCACAACTTCTTGCTAACTGAATGTAAGCGCCACTTCCTGCGCTACAACGGCGGCCTGACCTACTTTGAGATTGCAGGCCCCTCCATCTATACCGACTATCTCATTGCAGCCCAGCGGCTGGGACTCAGCAACGATGCCTCAGGCTACTGGGAACTGCACATTCGAGAAGACGAGCGGCATGGCCAGTGGATGCTGCGAGATGTTGCCCTGCCATTAGCCGACCACTATCCCGAAAATGCTTGGGAGATCGTGCTGGGCTATGCCCAGGAGAAGTACATCGGTGATCGGGCGGGCGATGCCATCATCCAGCGCATCAAGCAGGCCCAATCTCCCCTGCCTCGAGTGCAGTCACAGCCAAGTTTCTAA
- a CDS encoding DUF2795 domain-containing protein: MAVSPIAISKAIKGIDFPASKEDLIEHAKQNQADKEVIDLLENLSEDDFETVADVEKAYGEERQS; encoded by the coding sequence ATGGCAGTCTCCCCAATCGCTATTTCTAAGGCCATTAAAGGCATTGATTTTCCGGCTTCTAAGGAAGATTTAATCGAGCACGCTAAGCAGAACCAGGCTGACAAAGAAGTCATAGACCTTCTGGAAAACCTGTCAGAAGATGACTTTGAAACTGTTGCCGATGTCGAAAAAGCTTACGGAGAAGAGCGGCAGTCTTAA
- a CDS encoding RecQ family ATP-dependent DNA helicase, whose product MNKKAHSAKALSQVAKTRFGFDELRPGQTSAIQSALQGHDTLVVMPTGSGKSAIYQIAAFLIPGATVVVSPLIALQRDQVQAIAQQKVGDAAVLNSTLSEAERQETFEDLVEGDLEFLFLAPEQFNNPETLEQLQAAQPSLFVIDEAHCVSSWGHDFRPDYLRLSTIIESLGHPRILALTATAAPPVRQEIVERLGMQDSAVIVQGFNRPNIYLSAERFEDTAEKDKALIAQAVQAEKPGIIYAATRKRTEELAAALVEAGIQAAHYHAGMKQCDRTATETAFMADEFEILVATIAFGMGIDKPNIRSVLHADISDSVDSYYQEIGRVGRDGEPARATLFYDPSDLNLRRFMNSRGQIKAEAIEQVAEVLQNESEPVSPKALHKQVDLSKAKVKKVLNQLVEVDAVEALATGEVVPTASLADTELTIAAALEAQERQQQFEKSRLEMVRGYAEARDCRRKYLLNYFGEAFDPPCDNCDICKAAANREEPEAKDDTPAHMPFPISSKVEHASWGEGTVMSYENHKITVLFDDVGYKSLSLDVLRLRKLLKKVE is encoded by the coding sequence GTGAACAAAAAAGCCCATTCGGCTAAGGCCCTGAGCCAGGTTGCCAAAACCCGCTTTGGATTCGACGAACTTCGCCCCGGTCAAACATCCGCCATTCAGTCAGCGCTTCAGGGGCACGATACTCTGGTGGTGATGCCTACCGGCTCCGGCAAATCTGCCATATATCAGATAGCGGCTTTCCTCATTCCTGGTGCAACCGTAGTGGTTTCGCCCCTAATTGCCCTGCAGCGCGACCAGGTTCAGGCCATTGCCCAGCAAAAGGTAGGCGACGCCGCAGTGCTTAACTCCACTTTAAGCGAAGCCGAGCGCCAAGAAACCTTTGAGGATTTGGTTGAAGGCGACCTCGAATTTCTATTTTTAGCCCCAGAGCAGTTTAATAACCCTGAAACCTTGGAGCAGCTCCAGGCAGCTCAGCCGTCTTTGTTTGTGATTGACGAGGCTCACTGCGTGAGTTCTTGGGGACACGACTTTAGGCCTGATTACCTAAGGCTAAGCACTATCATCGAGTCTTTGGGGCACCCTCGCATTTTGGCCCTGACGGCCACAGCCGCTCCGCCTGTACGGCAAGAGATCGTTGAGCGGCTGGGCATGCAAGATTCAGCCGTGATTGTGCAAGGCTTCAATCGGCCCAACATCTACCTGAGTGCCGAGCGGTTTGAAGATACCGCCGAGAAAGACAAGGCCCTGATCGCCCAGGCAGTTCAGGCGGAGAAGCCGGGAATCATCTACGCGGCTACCCGCAAGCGCACTGAGGAATTGGCAGCGGCGTTGGTAGAGGCAGGCATTCAGGCGGCTCACTACCATGCGGGCATGAAGCAGTGCGATCGCACTGCCACCGAAACTGCTTTCATGGCAGACGAGTTTGAAATCCTGGTCGCCACGATTGCCTTTGGCATGGGCATTGACAAGCCCAACATCCGCTCTGTTCTCCATGCTGATATCAGTGACTCGGTCGATTCTTACTATCAGGAGATCGGTCGGGTTGGGCGAGATGGTGAACCCGCCCGAGCAACCCTGTTCTATGACCCTAGCGATCTTAATCTGCGGCGATTTATGAACAGCCGAGGCCAGATCAAGGCCGAAGCTATTGAACAGGTGGCCGAAGTTCTGCAAAATGAGTCTGAGCCAGTTTCTCCCAAAGCGTTGCACAAGCAGGTTGATCTGTCTAAAGCCAAGGTCAAAAAGGTGCTTAACCAGCTGGTTGAGGTCGATGCAGTAGAGGCCCTAGCTACAGGAGAAGTTGTTCCCACTGCAAGCCTTGCCGACACCGAATTGACCATCGCCGCTGCCCTCGAAGCCCAAGAACGCCAGCAGCAGTTCGAAAAATCGCGTTTAGAGATGGTGCGTGGCTATGCCGAGGCTCGCGACTGCCGCCGCAAGTACCTGCTCAACTACTTCGGTGAGGCATTTGATCCGCCCTGCGATAACTGCGACATCTGTAAAGCTGCCGCCAATCGAGAGGAGCCAGAAGCCAAAGACGACACCCCTGCCCACATGCCTTTTCCCATCAGTAGCAAAGTTGAGCACGCCAGCTGGGGAGAGGGCACGGTCATGAGCTACGAAAACCATAAGATCACGGTCTTGTTTGACGATGTGGGCTACAAGTCCCTTAGTTTAGACGTGCTGCGGCTCAGAAAATTGTTGAAGAAGGTTGAGTAG
- a CDS encoding sigma-70 family RNA polymerase sigma factor: MNEPQPNPSTWRPSGSDAALAPLKATISKSDELLVQEAQHSPSAFAELYRRYFKAIYRYQMAKVGNLHDAQDLTAQTFLAAQESLAHYRHQDKFAAWLMTIAKRKSADHFRRRRPTVPLEMAEHLTQIASSAEDTLDRQLSLQQIAQALNRLTPDRAEAISLRLFGGFTAAEAAQMMGRSEAAFRMLVSRALDDLRLHLSPAQGED, from the coding sequence ATGAATGAACCTCAACCAAATCCTTCTACGTGGCGACCCTCAGGCAGTGATGCCGCACTAGCACCTCTAAAAGCCACGATTAGTAAATCAGACGAGCTGCTGGTGCAAGAAGCTCAACACAGCCCTTCCGCCTTTGCAGAGCTTTATCGCCGCTACTTCAAAGCCATCTACCGTTATCAAATGGCAAAAGTCGGCAATCTGCATGATGCTCAGGACTTGACAGCTCAGACCTTTCTAGCTGCTCAAGAATCCTTAGCTCACTATCGCCACCAAGACAAATTTGCAGCCTGGCTCATGACCATAGCCAAGCGAAAGTCAGCCGATCACTTTAGACGAAGGCGGCCCACGGTGCCTTTGGAAATGGCGGAGCACCTAACCCAGATCGCTTCTAGCGCAGAAGACACGCTAGATCGCCAGTTGTCTCTACAGCAAATTGCTCAAGCCCTAAACAGGCTAACCCCTGATCGAGCTGAAGCCATTTCACTGCGGTTGTTTGGAGGATTCACTGCAGCCGAGGCAGCCCAAATGATGGGTAGAAGCGAAGCCGCTTTCAGAATGTTGGTTAGCCGAGCTTTAGACGATTTGCGACTGCATTTATCTCCCGCTCAAGGAGAAGACTAA
- a CDS encoding DUF4350 domain-containing protein yields the protein MMLAILSLATVWLTSTANIALSQQVADSNYTPSVAHPAYEEDSPRVLFDEAHSNIHTAEGRYKPFVDLITQDGYEMVPNQQLFQPETLADYDLLVIANALSAEEGAVAFEERECDAVRDWVESGGALLLIADHKPFGAAAANLADRFGVTMSNSFTADPFHADEETDNPNFLLFSRQNKLLAEHPITEGRNSAERIDRVLAFTGQSLSVPPGGEPLLLLSDTAVNLDRRLNYPEDLQAGEGSSAANQVQGIALRVGQGRVIVLGEAAMLSAQQVQMPDGESLLIGMNRLGVDNQQFALNIMHWLSGLLD from the coding sequence ATGATGCTAGCCATTCTATCTTTAGCTACGGTTTGGCTAACGTCTACTGCGAATATTGCCCTATCTCAGCAGGTAGCTGACTCAAACTATACCCCTAGTGTTGCTCATCCTGCTTATGAAGAGGACTCTCCAAGGGTTCTTTTTGACGAGGCGCATTCCAATATTCACACTGCTGAAGGACGATATAAGCCCTTTGTCGATCTCATTACTCAAGATGGTTATGAGATGGTGCCAAATCAGCAGCTCTTTCAGCCTGAGACTTTAGCTGATTACGACCTTTTGGTGATCGCCAATGCACTATCTGCTGAAGAAGGAGCAGTGGCTTTTGAGGAACGGGAGTGCGATGCTGTAAGAGATTGGGTTGAATCGGGCGGTGCTCTGCTTTTGATTGCCGACCATAAGCCTTTTGGAGCAGCGGCAGCCAACTTGGCAGATCGCTTTGGGGTGACTATGAGCAACAGTTTCACCGCTGATCCGTTTCACGCCGATGAGGAAACAGATAACCCTAACTTCCTGCTATTTTCTCGGCAGAATAAGCTGCTGGCAGAGCATCCTATTACCGAGGGAAGAAACTCGGCGGAGCGAATTGATCGCGTCCTTGCTTTTACAGGTCAGTCGCTATCAGTGCCCCCCGGAGGCGAACCGTTACTGCTTCTATCTGATACTGCAGTTAATTTAGATCGCAGGCTTAATTATCCGGAAGATCTACAGGCTGGAGAAGGCAGTTCTGCAGCCAATCAGGTTCAGGGCATAGCCTTGCGGGTCGGTCAGGGAAGAGTGATTGTCTTGGGGGAGGCAGCCATGCTATCAGCCCAACAGGTTCAAATGCCAGATGGGGAAAGCCTGCTCATCGGCATGAACCGTTTAGGAGTAGACAACCAACAGTTTGCGCTCAACATCATGCATTGGCTATCTGGCTTACTGGACTAA
- the arfB gene encoding alternative ribosome rescue aminoacyl-tRNA hydrolase ArfB: MLQISRTVAIPDHEIEISAIRSQGAGGQNVNKVATAIHLRFDIGASSLPDRYKERLLSLSDQRLTKEGVIVIKSQEHRSQERNREEALHRLQSLIKGAMVVPKPRRPSKPTRSSQRKRLDSKSKRSHLKSTRGRVTED; encoded by the coding sequence ATGCTGCAAATTTCTAGAACAGTCGCCATTCCCGATCACGAGATTGAAATTAGCGCGATTCGCTCCCAGGGGGCAGGCGGGCAAAACGTAAATAAGGTGGCCACAGCCATTCACCTACGTTTTGATATTGGGGCTTCTTCACTGCCTGATCGCTACAAAGAGCGGCTGCTGTCACTCAGCGATCAGCGCCTCACTAAAGAAGGGGTGATTGTGATTAAATCGCAGGAGCACCGCAGCCAGGAGCGCAATCGAGAGGAAGCCCTACATCGGCTGCAAAGCCTGATCAAAGGGGCAATGGTGGTGCCTAAACCGCGTCGGCCCAGCAAGCCCACCCGCAGTTCTCAAAGAAAGCGGCTCGACAGCAAGAGTAAGCGATCGCACCTCAAATCAACGAGAGGCCGCGTCACAGAAGATTGA
- a CDS encoding metallophosphoesterase — translation MTHTSDVLRIAAVGDIHCTKTSQGELKPIFAEASDQADVLLLCGDLTDYGLPEEAHVLVSELSTTKIPTLAVFGNHDYESGQQDEVRQILTDAGVKVLDGEGCEVAGVGFAGVKGFAGGFGSKMLQAWGEESIKDFVHEAVEEALKLEVALAKLTTRQRVAVLHYSPIQQTVEGEPSELYPFLGSSRLEEPLTRYSVAAAFHGHAHHGQLEGQTNSQIPVYNVSMPLLKQQRPDHPPFRLWEVAIAPPKPESP, via the coding sequence ATGACTCATACCTCCGACGTTCTTCGGATTGCCGCTGTCGGCGATATCCACTGCACCAAGACCTCTCAAGGAGAGTTAAAGCCAATTTTTGCTGAAGCTAGCGATCAGGCCGATGTCTTACTGCTGTGTGGAGATTTGACCGACTATGGCCTGCCCGAAGAGGCCCATGTGCTGGTCAGTGAGCTGAGTACAACCAAAATCCCGACCTTGGCAGTCTTTGGCAACCATGACTACGAATCGGGCCAGCAGGATGAGGTGCGCCAGATTTTGACGGATGCTGGAGTCAAGGTGCTCGATGGAGAAGGGTGCGAAGTGGCTGGCGTTGGCTTTGCGGGTGTCAAAGGCTTTGCGGGCGGCTTTGGATCGAAAATGCTGCAGGCTTGGGGAGAAGAGTCGATTAAAGACTTTGTCCATGAGGCGGTGGAAGAAGCTCTGAAACTGGAGGTGGCTCTAGCAAAGCTCACAACCCGTCAGCGGGTGGCGGTCTTGCACTATTCCCCAATTCAGCAGACGGTGGAGGGTGAACCCTCTGAACTCTACCCCTTCCTCGGTTCTAGCCGCCTGGAAGAACCTCTAACCCGCTACTCTGTAGCAGCGGCCTTTCACGGTCACGCTCACCACGGTCAACTGGAAGGGCAAACCAACAGCCAGATCCCGGTCTACAACGTGTCGATGCCGCTGCTGAAGCAGCAGCGCCCAGACCATCCCCCATTTCGGCTGTGGGAGGTTGCGATCGCACCTCCTAAACCGGAGTCTCCCTAA